One Luteolibacter rhizosphaerae DNA segment encodes these proteins:
- a CDS encoding GNAT family N-acetyltransferase, with translation MNSCFQPIAAAADPTELASEIAGLMKRGPLASQGRLDVFLAAAWEIPAVLHEIGRLREVAFRAVGEGTGKALDLDPFDASYLHLFLWDREAGSVAGGYRLGCTDVLLAAGGPGALYTSTLFHFEQPFLDYLRPALELGRSFVAPEYQKSIHPLALLWRGIGRFVAERPRYARLFGPVSISSDYTAASQDLIVRFLRDRKQDEAISRWVRPLHPYGGLPEGSDISPCLQSIEEVSAAVAAAEPDHKGVPVLLRQYLKLNATLLEFNVDPDFSDVLDALVLVDLRQAPATVLARYMGEAGYDAFMRAAMPRVA, from the coding sequence ATGAACTCTTGTTTTCAACCGATCGCTGCCGCTGCCGATCCCACCGAACTGGCGAGCGAAATCGCCGGGCTCATGAAGCGCGGGCCGCTCGCCTCGCAGGGTCGGCTCGATGTCTTCCTCGCCGCCGCATGGGAGATCCCCGCGGTCCTGCACGAGATCGGACGGCTCCGCGAAGTCGCCTTCCGCGCCGTCGGTGAAGGCACCGGCAAGGCCCTCGATCTCGATCCCTTCGATGCTAGCTATCTGCATCTCTTCCTCTGGGACCGGGAAGCAGGTAGCGTCGCCGGTGGCTACCGTCTCGGCTGCACCGACGTACTACTGGCCGCCGGCGGGCCGGGTGCCCTCTACACCTCCACGCTCTTCCACTTCGAGCAGCCCTTCCTCGATTATCTCAGGCCGGCCTTGGAGCTCGGGCGCTCTTTCGTCGCCCCGGAGTATCAGAAATCGATCCATCCGCTTGCCTTGCTCTGGCGCGGCATCGGCCGCTTCGTCGCAGAGCGCCCCCGCTACGCGCGCCTCTTCGGGCCGGTCAGCATCTCCAGCGATTATACCGCCGCCTCTCAGGATCTCATCGTGCGTTTCCTGCGCGATCGGAAGCAGGACGAGGCCATCTCCCGCTGGGTCCGCCCGCTGCATCCTTACGGCGGTCTGCCCGAAGGCTCGGACATCAGCCCTTGTCTTCAGTCGATCGAGGAAGTCTCCGCCGCGGTGGCCGCCGCCGAGCCCGATCACAAGGGCGTGCCGGTTCTGCTGCGCCAGTATCTCAAGCTGAATGCCACCCTGCTGGAGTTCAATGTCGACCCGGACTTCTCCGATGTGCTCGACGCCTTGGTCTTGGTGGACCTGCGCCAAGCCCCGGCCACGGTGCTGGCCCGCTACATGGGAGAGGCCGGTTACGACGCCTTCATGCGCGCCGCCATGCCCCGGGTGGCTTAG
- the azu gene encoding azurin, producing MKKLIPILSALCLASPLMAEEKKLEITGNDQMQYNTKTLEVTAGDKVSLTFKHIGVLQKVAMGHNVVILKAGTPIPTFATKAMQAAATDYIPADEESKKMIVAHTKILGGGESQTITFTAPAEAGDYPYVCTFPGHFALMQGVLKVKAK from the coding sequence ATGAAGAAATTGATTCCTATCCTGTCCGCCCTTTGCCTCGCCTCGCCGCTGATGGCCGAAGAGAAGAAGCTTGAGATCACTGGCAACGACCAGATGCAGTACAACACCAAGACTCTCGAGGTGACTGCAGGCGACAAGGTCTCGCTGACCTTCAAGCACATCGGCGTGCTCCAGAAGGTGGCGATGGGCCACAACGTGGTGATCCTGAAGGCCGGCACCCCGATCCCGACCTTCGCGACCAAGGCGATGCAGGCCGCGGCGACCGATTACATCCCGGCGGACGAAGAGTCCAAGAAGATGATCGTGGCCCACACCAAGATCCTGGGTGGCGGCGAGTCCCAGACCATCACTTTCACGGCACCTGCCGAAGCGGGTGACTACCCCTACGTCTGCACCTTCCCGGGCCACTTCGCCCTGATGCAAGGCGTGCTGAAGGTGAAGGCCAAGTAA
- a CDS encoding P-II family nitrogen regulator yields MKKIEAIIKPFKLEEVKEALAEVGVQGMTVTEVKGFGRQKGHTEIYRGSEYTVDFLPKVKIEIVVDDAQAGSVAEAIVKSANTGKIGDGKVFISTIEEAIRIRTGETGSSAVAVN; encoded by the coding sequence ATGAAGAAAATCGAAGCGATTATCAAACCGTTCAAGTTGGAGGAAGTGAAGGAAGCCCTCGCCGAAGTCGGCGTGCAGGGCATGACTGTCACGGAAGTCAAAGGATTCGGCCGTCAGAAAGGCCACACCGAAATCTATCGCGGCTCTGAGTACACCGTGGATTTCCTCCCCAAGGTGAAGATCGAAATTGTCGTGGATGACGCTCAGGCTGGCTCCGTGGCGGAGGCCATCGTCAAGAGCGCCAACACCGGCAAGATCGGTGACGGCAAGGTCTTCATCTCCACCATCGAGGAAGCCATCCGCATCCGTACCGGCGAAACCGGTTCCTCGGCTGTCGCCGTGAACTGA
- a CDS encoding protein-disulfide reductase DsbD domain-containing protein: MKPLLALLLTICSALAAPEKTKGVDLELVSEQSALVAGQPFTVGLKIHHHSGFHTYWQNPGIAGVPMKLAWELPEGFKAGAIQWPYPDQGLMAIHPVHSFKRDVMLLVRITPPEKLTASRVSLKATATWMACADGCYPGKKELSLDLPVAVETTADSTQAEAFAKARAELPQPLQHWKVERLSEVDAAEIKLRLTPADDQALPAEGAYFFSSDGQISSAPKQTVTLKEAGVIEITAERAQYGPKGRMDLPGVLVAKSPLWKGGPLFAAIPGGAELESTAGAKCPHCEAE; encoded by the coding sequence ATGAAGCCCCTGCTTGCCCTGCTTCTCACGATTTGCTCCGCCCTCGCCGCGCCGGAGAAGACCAAGGGTGTCGACTTGGAACTGGTATCGGAGCAGTCCGCTCTCGTCGCCGGCCAGCCCTTCACGGTCGGTCTGAAGATCCATCACCACTCCGGTTTCCACACCTACTGGCAGAATCCGGGAATCGCCGGTGTGCCGATGAAGCTGGCATGGGAACTCCCGGAGGGCTTCAAGGCCGGAGCGATTCAGTGGCCCTATCCCGACCAAGGGCTGATGGCCATCCACCCGGTCCACAGCTTCAAGCGCGACGTCATGCTCCTGGTCCGGATCACGCCACCGGAGAAGCTCACCGCGAGCCGAGTGAGCTTGAAAGCGACGGCCACATGGATGGCCTGCGCGGATGGCTGCTACCCGGGCAAGAAGGAGCTCTCGCTCGATCTCCCCGTGGCTGTCGAAACGACCGCCGATAGCACTCAGGCCGAAGCCTTCGCCAAGGCCCGTGCCGAACTACCCCAGCCTCTGCAGCACTGGAAGGTCGAGCGGCTCTCGGAAGTCGATGCCGCGGAGATCAAGCTGCGCCTTACTCCTGCCGATGATCAGGCCCTGCCTGCGGAGGGAGCCTACTTCTTCTCCTCGGATGGACAGATCTCTTCCGCTCCCAAGCAAACGGTGACCCTCAAGGAAGCCGGGGTGATCGAGATCACCGCGGAGCGCGCCCAGTACGGGCCGAAGGGCCGCATGGATCTCCCCGGCGTGCTGGTCGCGAAGTCCCCGCTCTGGAAGGGCGGCCCCTTGTTCGCAGCGATCCCGGGCGGAGCAGAGCTCGAATCCACCGCCGGGGCGAAGTGCCCTCACTGCGAAGCCGAGTAA
- a CDS encoding 1-acyl-sn-glycerol-3-phosphate acyltransferase — MPSPREPFDLRAALPFLDGDGWRGSLRACLDAALGLTRVRRDFGQAAAAHGEPFANALDAFGLQLAAEDFEAAVPLTGPVVVMANHPYGGADALSLGALCMAHRRDTLLMANEMAAELPVLGESMLPLSILGAEGSSRKNAIVLKRSLDHLRGGGLLAVFPSGEVANWKGHAVEEGPWSPHIASLAIKTGAELVAVKFPGKTPPWFHLAGGIHPLVRTALLPRVLLAMRGGIVPCKARRLERTSVAGMDPAAAAAQLRQATLAIDA; from the coding sequence ATGCCGTCGCCCCGCGAGCCCTTCGACCTGCGCGCCGCTCTTCCCTTTCTCGATGGCGATGGCTGGCGCGGAAGCTTGCGCGCTTGTCTGGATGCAGCGCTCGGACTCACGCGCGTCCGCAGGGACTTCGGTCAGGCTGCCGCTGCTCATGGTGAACCCTTTGCCAACGCCTTGGATGCCTTCGGCCTTCAACTCGCGGCAGAGGATTTCGAGGCCGCGGTTCCGCTCACCGGCCCCGTCGTGGTGATGGCGAATCATCCCTATGGAGGTGCAGATGCCCTGTCCTTGGGCGCGCTGTGCATGGCCCATCGGCGGGACACCTTGCTCATGGCGAATGAAATGGCGGCCGAGCTCCCCGTGTTGGGCGAGTCGATGCTGCCGCTATCCATTCTTGGAGCCGAGGGTTCATCACGGAAGAACGCGATCGTCCTGAAGCGCTCCCTCGATCACCTGCGCGGTGGTGGCTTGCTCGCCGTCTTCCCTTCCGGGGAGGTGGCGAATTGGAAAGGCCATGCGGTGGAGGAAGGCCCGTGGTCCCCGCACATCGCCTCGCTGGCTATCAAGACCGGCGCGGAGTTGGTCGCGGTGAAGTTCCCCGGCAAGACGCCGCCATGGTTCCACCTCGCGGGCGGAATTCATCCGCTGGTGCGCACCGCACTCCTGCCGCGTGTCCTGCTCGCCATGCGCGGTGGCATCGTTCCTTGCAAGGCCCGCAGGCTGGAGCGGACCAGCGTGGCAGGAATGGATCCCGCTGCCGCCGCCGCACAACTCCGGCAGGCCACTCTCGCGATCGACGCCTGA